In Melanotaenia boesemani isolate fMelBoe1 chromosome 7, fMelBoe1.pri, whole genome shotgun sequence, a single window of DNA contains:
- the stard15 gene encoding START domain-containing protein 10 isoform X1 produces the protein MPVQIPDDSDFSSFRDQCLSVDGWTSRYNKSGVTVWCREEESCTVQKLKMRIICKDVPAETLYDVLHDTSYRKKWDTNMIETYDIGRLTVNADVGYYSWKCPAPLKNRDFVTMRSWLPLGNDFLIINYSVKHPQHPPKKDYVRAVSLLTGYLIQSNGTTGSTLYYLTQVDPRGSLPKWVVNRVSQFVGPKAMRKIYKASLKYPEWKRKHNPTLKPWMFPEQNTLPSISVSELTLQRADSLENIDESSISQEKTPLSDDEET, from the exons ATGCCGGTCCAGATCCCGGACGACTCGGACTTCTCTTCGTTCAGGGATCAGTGTCTGAGCGTGGACGGATGGACGAGCCGCTACAACAAAAGCGGCGTGACGGTGTGGTGCCGCGAGGAGGAGAGCTGCACGGTGCAGAAGCTCAAG ATGAGGATCATATGTAAAGATGTACCAGCAGAGACGCTGTACGACGTCCTCCACGACACCAGCTACCGCAAGAAATGGGACACCAACATGATCGAGACGTACGACATCGGCAGGCTGACGGTGAACGCCGACGTCGGATATTACTCCT ggaaATGTCCTGCACCTCTGAAGAACAGGGACTTTGTGACAATGAGATCTTGGCTCCCGCTTGGAAACGACTTCTTGATCATCAACTACTCCGTCAAACACCCG CAACATCCTCCCAAGAAGGACTATGTCCGAGCTGTTTCACTGCTGACAGGATACCTGATCCAGTCCAACGGAACCACTGGCTCCACCCTCTACTACCTGACCCAGGTGGACCCCAGAG GATCTTTACCAAAGTGGGTGGTGAACCGAGTGTCTCAGTTTGTGGGTCCGAAG GCTATGAGGAAGATCTACAAGGCGTCCCTGAAGTACCCGGAGTGGAAGCGGAAACACAATCCGACCCTGAAGCCGTGGATGTTTCCGGAGCAGAACACACTGCCATCCATCAGCGTCTCGGAGCTGACGCTGCAGCGCGCCGACTCTCTGGAGAACATCGACGAGAGCAGCATTAGCCAGGAGAAGACGCCGCTCAGCGACGACGAGGAGACTTAG
- the stard15 gene encoding START domain-containing protein 10 isoform X2 — MRIICKDVPAETLYDVLHDTSYRKKWDTNMIETYDIGRLTVNADVGYYSWKCPAPLKNRDFVTMRSWLPLGNDFLIINYSVKHPQHPPKKDYVRAVSLLTGYLIQSNGTTGSTLYYLTQVDPRGSLPKWVVNRVSQFVGPKAMRKIYKASLKYPEWKRKHNPTLKPWMFPEQNTLPSISVSELTLQRADSLENIDESSISQEKTPLSDDEET, encoded by the exons ATGAGGATCATATGTAAAGATGTACCAGCAGAGACGCTGTACGACGTCCTCCACGACACCAGCTACCGCAAGAAATGGGACACCAACATGATCGAGACGTACGACATCGGCAGGCTGACGGTGAACGCCGACGTCGGATATTACTCCT ggaaATGTCCTGCACCTCTGAAGAACAGGGACTTTGTGACAATGAGATCTTGGCTCCCGCTTGGAAACGACTTCTTGATCATCAACTACTCCGTCAAACACCCG CAACATCCTCCCAAGAAGGACTATGTCCGAGCTGTTTCACTGCTGACAGGATACCTGATCCAGTCCAACGGAACCACTGGCTCCACCCTCTACTACCTGACCCAGGTGGACCCCAGAG GATCTTTACCAAAGTGGGTGGTGAACCGAGTGTCTCAGTTTGTGGGTCCGAAG GCTATGAGGAAGATCTACAAGGCGTCCCTGAAGTACCCGGAGTGGAAGCGGAAACACAATCCGACCCTGAAGCCGTGGATGTTTCCGGAGCAGAACACACTGCCATCCATCAGCGTCTCGGAGCTGACGCTGCAGCGCGCCGACTCTCTGGAGAACATCGACGAGAGCAGCATTAGCCAGGAGAAGACGCCGCTCAGCGACGACGAGGAGACTTAG